A stretch of DNA from Nitrospira sp. KM1:
GTCGAGAACAGGCCTTCCAGTATTCTCTATTCAAGAAACACTGACTCCCGGTTAGAGAAGCATCTACCCGGGGGCTTCTTTTGGAATTTCATCTCCAAGAATTTTCCCCTCACATGCCGAGGATCCGGACGGTCTAGGAATGTGAACATGGAAAGGCCGGGGGGGTCATGGTGCTGGACCGACGGACAGAGTTGTCGCACGACAATCGCCGGATGTCGGACAATCTTCAAGGACTGCAACTGCGGGGCGCGTGTCACGATCGACGAGAACAATGTAGCGGCCACCAATCACGAAGAATTCGACAACGAGAATGGCCAGAGCGATCCAGAAGAGAGTGAAGAGCTTGCCGTCATAGCGACCAACGTATCCCCGGAAACCTCCTCCCTGCTCATCGACCAAGCCCAACCGGATGGGACTCTTTGCCTGTGAAGCCATGGATGTTTCCCTCCAGATTTGATAGTGAGGGAAACTCCGTGCAAGGGAAATACCACTTCCCTTCTATGTCTCACCGCTCGCGTTTCCTGCGCCTTACATGGTTAATGAGATCGCCTTGAGAGACGCTATGTCTTTATGAGGGCAGATTGTCTACCTAGAGTGGTGACCGTAGATGTCTCTGGCTAGCGCTGGGAGTCCTCAGAAGGCCGCCCCGCCGCCGCCTTGATGCCGGGGAGTCTTTCCGCTGTGCCCAAATTGTGCCCGAACATGCGCCCACCGTACTGCATGTCCTACCGACTCCCCCACACTGCTCCAAACAAACCAAAAGCCAGGCAACTCATTGAGCGGCCTAGCCTTTCTCTCATTCCTCTTGTCTGTCTTATCGTTCCGCTCTGTCCCTGATTCTCTCCCCTTTTACCTTAAAAGGGCGATGCTCTACCGTCTGAGCTAGCGGCTCACCGGATTGAAGGTGAGAATCTTATCATCCAAGATCGATGCGTGCCTAGTGAGGAATTCACCGCCGGCGAGATCGACCTCGGGCGCTTGTCGTGAGCGGGTTTTTCAGAATAATCGTGGCTTCCCGTTTTGAACCGGTCGAGACCATGTCGATCGGGCACTCCGCCACATCCTCAATAAATGTGAGGTAGCGCTTAGCCTCCGCCGGAAGCGCCTTGAAAGTCTTTGCGCCGGTGGTGGATGCGGACCAGCCTTTGAACGTCTTGTACACCGGTTCGCAATCAGTCAATGTTTCCAAATCGGCGGGCATGTCACGATAGAGTCGTCCATTGCTTCTATATCCGGTACACACCTTTAATTCTTTGCACCCATCCAGTACGTCCAACTTCGTGACCGCCAGCGAGGTCAGGCCGTTGACCCGGCTGGCATACCGCATGACGACTCCGTCGAACCATCCGCAGCGACGCGCTCGTCCGGTGGTGGAACCGAATTCTTTGCCGCGCTCTTGCAGTGCAACACCGACTTCATCGTTCAACTCGGTCGGGAATGGTCCGCTTCCAACCCGCGTCGTGTAGGCCTTGGCCACGCCGAGTACCGCGCCGATCTTTGTCGGGCCCACTCCGCTTCCCGTTGCTGCCCCTCCGGCGGTCGCACTGGAAGACGTTACATAGGGATACGTCCCGAGATCCACGTCCAGATGAGTACCTTGGGCACCTTCGAAGAGCACGGTCTTTTTGCGTTCGATCATGTCGTTGACGATTGTCGAGGCATCGACGATATGGCTCTTCAACCGATCGGCATACCCCATGTACTGCTGGAAAACCTTTTCCACTTCGAATCGCTCCACTTTATACAGCTGTTCCAGGAACCAATTGATCTCGACGAGATTTTCCTCCAGCTTCGTTTTGAAGGCCGTCGGGTTCAGCAGATCTCCCACCCTGATACCGATGCGCGACATCTTATCGGCGTAAGAGGGACCGATACCCCGGCCGGTCGTACCGATGCGCCGCGAGCCTTTGGATTGCTCGGAGGCCTTATCGATCGCCTTGTGATAGGGCAGTATCAAATGGGCTCGCTGGCTCACGACGAAGTTCTTGCCCACGGAGATTCCCTGCCGTTGGAGATTATCCATCTCTTCGATCAGCGCGGCAGGATCGACAACCACGCCGTTCCCAATGACACAGAGCGTTCCTCGATACAGAATTCCTGACGGGATCAGATGAAATACAAAGGTGCCGTGGCGGTTGATGACGGTGTGCCCGGCATTCGACCCGCCCTGATAGCGGACGACTGCATGAGCATCCTGGGCCAGGATATCGACAATCTTGCCCTTTCCTTCATCACCCCACTGTGCCCCGATGACGACGAGTGTATGCATGGCTCGACTCGGTTTCGGTGAACAAAACGGCCCCGCAATGCGGGGCCGGGAGGCATGGTAGGGACCACCCTAATATTTGTCAAGGACCAGACCTGTCTTCTAATGCGGCCTCGACTGACTGACGACTGATTGCGAGAGTGCGCTCGTTCGGAAATTTCCGGCCCGGACAGAGGTCAGATGACCCCGAGGTGTGCGATCCAATTTCTTGACTGCCCAACAGACATAGTGTTAGCATAACCGCGTTTTCACAAGGTTTTGTGGTGCTCAGGGGTTTTCCGGGTGGGGCTGTGGCGCAGCTGGGAGCGCGCGTGAATGGCATTCACGAGGTCGCGGGTTCAATCCCCGCCAGCTCCACCAAAATTATTGAAACCGCGACCGGGGGTTTCGAAGGGGGTGTGCCCCCTTCGTGGGGAGCGTGCGAGGGGGCAGGCCCCCTCAGCAAGAGTCGGCGAGAGACGCTTGGCTCGAACCGACGAGGGAGCGTGGTTCAATCCCCGCCAGCTCTACCAAACCAACCTTCGGTTGAGCCGGTCGCTCATTTGAGTAGTTTCGTAATTGATGCGACCGGATAGAATCTTCGACCCACGGTTGTTACTTGCTCGTGCCGCCGCGTTCGATCAAATCGCGTCGGATAGGTACGTTGCCTCAAGTGAGCTTAAATCTTCACTTGCTCATACCGTCGGCTCTTTTGAGTTACACGAGGCTCTTCGATCCACAGTGGTGACATCTAATCGATGATTGTTTCCTGCTCCATGCGCCTTCCGCCGGCTCTTCCATAGCAGCGGCCTCGCTCGCTGCCGCCATTTCACCATTCACACGAATCGAGCACCAGTATGCTGCAAATCGAGTCTGTTCATAAGCAATTCTCCACGAAAGTGCTGTTCGATGACGCCTCGGCCCACTTACGCCCTCAGACGCGGGTCGGTCTGGTCGGACCCAACGGAACGGGCAAGACGACCCTCTTCAAGATGATTTTAGGCGAGGAGTCTCCCGACGAGGGAGCAATCCGTAAACGTCCACGTCTGCGGGTGGGATATCTGCCTCAGGAACTGGAAACCATCACGGGAAAGACGGCGCTCGATGCCGCTCACCGGGATCAGTATCCTGAACATGAAGCCAAGCGCATTCTTTCCGGACTCGGCTTCGGCGAGGCCGACTTTTCACGCCCGGTGGAGAATCTCTCCGGCGGCTACCGCATGCGGGTGGCGCTGGCGCATCTCCTGCTTTCCGAACCCGACGTGCTCATGCTCGACGAGCCCACGAACCACCTGGATAAACCGACGCAGCGATGGTTCGAGGAGTTTTTGTTGGATTCGAGCCTGACGCTGTTGGTCATCAGCCACGACACGGCGTTCCTCGACCGAATCGTCACGCATGTCTGGGAGCTTCGCGATAAAACGATTCAGGAGTTCCGCGGCAACTATTCCAAATTCCGCGAACTGCGGGCCGAGCGCGATGCCCAATTGCAGGCCTCGGCAAATCGGCAGGCGAAAGAAGTGGCCCGCGTCCAGCAGTTCATCGACCGTTTCCGCTACCAAGCCAACAAGGCCAAACAGGTGCAGTCACGCATCAAGCAGCTCGACAAAGTCAAACTCATCGAACTGCAACGGGATGCGAAGCGCGTGAAATTCAAGTTCCCGCTCCCGTCAACGAGCGGCCGCCACGTTCTGGAGCTCGCCGGTGTCCGCAAGCAGTACGGAGAGAAGATCGTGTATGACTCGCTGGACTTTTCCGTGGAGCGAAGCCAGCGGGTCGCGCTCGTCGGAGAGAACGGGGCGGGAAAGAGCACGCTTCTCAAGATGCTGGCAGGGGTTCTGCCGCCCGACCAAGGCAAGCGCACGGTGGGCCATGGAGTCACCGTTCACTACTTCGCCCAGCATCAGGCCGAAACACTCAATCCGGAACACACGATTTTGGAATCGCTGGGTGAAGTGTCCAACACCGCGGAGACGAATTTCCTGCGCGGTCTCGCCGGCGCCTTTCTGTTCTCCGGCCCCGATCAAAAAAAGCCGATCAAGGCGCTCAGCGGTGGAGAGCGCAATCGCGTGGCATTGGCCAGAATGTTGGTCGAACCGGCCAATACGCTCTTGCTCGATGAGCCCACCAACCATTTGGATCCGGCTTCCGTCGACGTCCTTACGGATGCGATGACCGAATTCCCCGGCACGATCATCTTCATTTCTCACGACCCGACGTTCCTGATGCGCGTATCCACCCGCATCGTGGAAATCGAGGACGGGAAGGCCCGAAACTTCTTCGGCGACTATGAATATTATCTGTGGAAGAAGGCCCAGGAATTTGAATCGATCAAGGAAACGAGCGAAGAACTGACCGGACAACATCAGGCGAAAGGTCCAGGCCTCACCAAGGCCATGACGGCACAATCGCAAGCCAAGGGTTCGGCCGGCGATCGCAGAGACTTGACCAAGACACAAACCAGGCTGGAAAAACAGGTGGCGCGAGCGGAAAGCGACATTGCAGATCAGGAAGTGAAGATTAAAGATCGAGATCTGCAATTATCAGATCCGAATTTGTATAAAGATTTTTCTCGCTGGAACAGCCTCCATCAGGAGCAGGACGAATGGAAAAAGGAGCTTGAACGGATGAACGCCAGGTGGGAATCCCTGTCTGCTGAACTACAAGGTGTAAGGCAGAAGTTGGCGACGTATAACTAAGCCGGCCGCCGGTCATCGGAAGGATCGGCACGTCAGTTTTTTGAATCCTGCTACGCTCGTACCTCTTATCAGGGGGATTTGATCGCCTCTTCCAGATAGTAATACAACCAGCGGTTCTTTTCCTTCGTCACTACTTCATTCCACACTACGCCGATCAGAAAACCCTTTTCCCACGTCTTGACCCAGGCGACGGTCCCCTCCAACTTCTCCTGCTGTTCCACTCGATCGGAATCGAGAAATGCCAGTGAAACGGTCACGCCCTCTCCCGTACCGAGTTTCTCCTTGGCGTGGAGGCCGGCTCCCACTTTGTTGACGTTATCCAATACAGCGGTGATGGCCTTCTGCCCGCTCTTCGGAGACACGAGCGCGGACCCAACCAAGGTTGCCCGAACCAGCCTTCTCCGCTCGCTGGCTTCTGCCGTCACCTTTGATGGCTTGGATTCAGACCTTTTCATACCTCTACGTATAAGTATAACCGATTAGAAGTGTTTGTCCATGGTACAGATGACCCTATCGACTTTTGGGGCGGTAATACCGACGGCCTTTGAGTTGAGGCGGTAGGTGCTCCTGCTCGCTTGAGGCTTCAGGATCCTCGTGGACATAGCGGTAGCCCTTGCCGTACTGAAGACCTTTCAGCATCGGAGTCACGGCATTGCGTAAATGGAGAGGAACGCTAAGATTTCCGTGCTGTTGTGAATCGCTCATGGCCTCCTGCAGGCCGACATATGAGGCATTATCTTTCGCTCTGGTGGCCAGAAAGGTTGTCCCGTGAGCGAGATTGATTCCGGCTTCCGGCAGTCCGACAAACTGAACCGCTTGCGCAACGGCTGTGGCAACAATCAACCCCATGGAGTCGGCGTTACCCACGTCTTCCGATGCGAAGATCACCATGCGCCGGGCAATAAATTTCGGATCTTCCCCTCCTTCCAGCATCCTCGCCAACCAGTAGAGGGCGCCGTCTGCATCGGAATCGCGCATGCTTTTGATATAGGCTGAGATCAGGTTGTAGTGCTCTTCGCCCGTCTTGTCGTAGCGGAGAGATTTTTTCAGCAGGGATGCATCTACGGCCGCTTCATCGATGCGCCTTATTCCGTCCGCGGAGATGGGGGCCTGTTCAGCCACGTACTCAAGGGCGGTCAATAGCGCTCTCCCGTCTCCATTCGCAAAATTCCGCAGGCGCTGCCGAGCGCCGCCGGTCACGGTCAGCCTGAAACGTGCCAGGCCAAGCTCCGTATCGTGGAGTGCACGGTCGAGGATGCGGTCAAGCGCCGCGTCCCCCAACGGGTGCAGTACGACGACGAGGGAACGTGACAGGAGGGGCGCAATCACTTCGAAGGAGGGGTTCTCGGTCGTCGCCCCGATCAGCACGATGGTTCCGCGTTCAACATGCGGCAGGAACGCATCCTGCTGCGCCTTGTTGAAGCGATGAATCTCATCGACAAACAGGACGGTTTTCTGATGTTTGGTGGCCAGGCGGTGCTCCGCATGTTTCAGGATTTCCCGCAGTTCCGGAATCCCGCTGGTCACGGCGGAAAAGGACACAAATTGCGCCTTCGTATGTCGTGCGAGCAGCAGTGCGAGCGTCGTTTTTCCGCATCCTGGCGGTCCCCAGAAAATCACCGAGGTCAACCGGTCCGACTCTATGGCCTTGCGCAGCGGCCGATCAACGCCGATAAGCTCTTCCTGCCCGGCAAAATCGTCGAACGACTTGGGACGCAGACGCTCGGCCAATGGCGACGCGCCTGCATCGGATGCCTTGGAGGGCTCCGCAAACAAATCCGGTTCATCACGATGCACAGCCATGAACCGAATTGTATACGTCTCTTTTTGATGACTGCAAACATGAGATCGGAGAGCAGAACTTGACTCAGCAGTGGCCGGATTGTTACGAACGATCCCCTATCCAGGAGGATCGCGACGATGAAGGCTCAAATCAATGGGATCACGCTCGGATACAGCGACCAGGGCAAAGGCACGCCTCTGGTTTTTCTTCATGCGTTCCCTTTCAACCGGACCATGTGGGCGGCGCAGGAAGAGGATCTTTCAGATGCATTCAGAATCATCACGGTCGACATGCGGGGGCATGGAGAATCAGAGGCTCCGTTCTGGCGGTATAGCCTCGAACAATACGCATCCGACGTCACGGCGCTGCTGCGGCATTTAAGGATTGATAACGCCGTCTTCATCGGACTGTCGATGGGCGGATACCTTTCGTTCACGCTGTATCGGCTGTACCCAGAATTCGTGCTTGGTTTCGTGCTTGCCGATACGAGAGCCGAGGCGGACAATCCGGAGCAGGGGAAGTGGCGATTCGAGCTAGCCCGACGAGCTGCGGCGCAAGGGCCTTCGGCCGTCGTCGCCGACATGTTGCCGAAATTATTGTCGCATCAGGCGTATGAACGGCGGCCTGACCTGGTGGAGCAGGTCAAATCCATTCAGGAAGCGGCCACGGTACCCGGTATCCTGGGAGACTTAAGGGCCATGGCTGAACGACCGGATTCAACCGACATGCTGCGTTCGATCAGGGTGCCGACATTGGTCTTGGTGGGTGAGGAGGATGTGCTGACGCCGAGGGCCGACGCGGAACGGATCACCGCAGGCATTCCGGAAGCGATTTTGGAGACCATTCCGGACGCCGGCCATATGAGCAACATGGAGCGGCCGGAAACGTTCAACAAGGCCGTGCGCCGGTTTGCCGCCGGCATCGATCGCCGCTAAGCCAAATCTCCGACCGCGTTCCGGCTGATGAGCTTGAGGAACTCCGCTCGCGTCTGCTGCTGCGTTCGAAATGCGCCGAGCATGGAACTGGTCACGGCCAGGGTATTCTGTTTTTCGACTCCCCGCATCATCATACACAGGTGACGCCCCTCCATCACCACACCGACCCCGTGCGCATTCAATTTGCTTCTCAGTGTCTCCGCAATTTGCGTCGTCAACCGTTCCTGGACTTGAAGCCGCCGGCTGAACGCATCGACGACCCGCGGAATCTTGCTGAGCCCGACAACCTTCTTGTTCGGCAGATACCCGACATGGCACTTGCCAAAAAACGGCAGCATGTGGTGCTCGCACATGCTGAAAAAATCGATGTCTTTCACGATGACCATTTCATCGTATTCGATGGGAAACAACGCTCCATTGAGCAGATGGTCGATGTCCTGATGGTAGCCCTGCGTCATAAATTGCAACGCCTTCGCCACTCGCTCGGGTGTCTTCAGCAGGCCATTCCGGCCTGGAGATTCA
This window harbors:
- a CDS encoding ABC-F family ATP-binding cassette domain-containing protein, with the translated sequence MLQIESVHKQFSTKVLFDDASAHLRPQTRVGLVGPNGTGKTTLFKMILGEESPDEGAIRKRPRLRVGYLPQELETITGKTALDAAHRDQYPEHEAKRILSGLGFGEADFSRPVENLSGGYRMRVALAHLLLSEPDVLMLDEPTNHLDKPTQRWFEEFLLDSSLTLLVISHDTAFLDRIVTHVWELRDKTIQEFRGNYSKFRELRAERDAQLQASANRQAKEVARVQQFIDRFRYQANKAKQVQSRIKQLDKVKLIELQRDAKRVKFKFPLPSTSGRHVLELAGVRKQYGEKIVYDSLDFSVERSQRVALVGENGAGKSTLLKMLAGVLPPDQGKRTVGHGVTVHYFAQHQAETLNPEHTILESLGEVSNTAETNFLRGLAGAFLFSGPDQKKPIKALSGGERNRVALARMLVEPANTLLLDEPTNHLDPASVDVLTDAMTEFPGTIIFISHDPTFLMRVSTRIVEIEDGKARNFFGDYEYYLWKKAQEFESIKETSEELTGQHQAKGPGLTKAMTAQSQAKGSAGDRRDLTKTQTRLEKQVARAESDIADQEVKIKDRDLQLSDPNLYKDFSRWNSLHQEQDEWKKELERMNARWESLSAELQGVRQKLATYN
- a CDS encoding alpha/beta fold hydrolase translates to MKAQINGITLGYSDQGKGTPLVFLHAFPFNRTMWAAQEEDLSDAFRIITVDMRGHGESEAPFWRYSLEQYASDVTALLRHLRIDNAVFIGLSMGGYLSFTLYRLYPEFVLGFVLADTRAEADNPEQGKWRFELARRAAAQGPSAVVADMLPKLLSHQAYERRPDLVEQVKSIQEAATVPGILGDLRAMAERPDSTDMLRSIRVPTLVLVGEEDVLTPRADAERITAGIPEAILETIPDAGHMSNMERPETFNKAVRRFAAGIDRR
- the folE gene encoding GTP cyclohydrolase I FolE; protein product: MAQRRRRSSLPQIEDLPSLKGPVDVPAIKSLVSELLKALGESPGRNGLLKTPERVAKALQFMTQGYHQDIDHLLNGALFPIEYDEMVIVKDIDFFSMCEHHMLPFFGKCHVGYLPNKKVVGLSKIPRVVDAFSRRLQVQERLTTQIAETLRSKLNAHGVGVVMEGRHLCMMMRGVEKQNTLAVTSSMLGAFRTQQQTRAEFLKLISRNAVGDLA
- a CDS encoding PilZ domain-containing protein: MKRSESKPSKVTAEASERRRLVRATLVGSALVSPKSGQKAITAVLDNVNKVGAGLHAKEKLGTGEGVTVSLAFLDSDRVEQQEKLEGTVAWVKTWEKGFLIGVVWNEVVTKEKNRWLYYYLEEAIKSP
- a CDS encoding replication-associated recombination protein A, with amino-acid sequence MAVHRDEPDLFAEPSKASDAGASPLAERLRPKSFDDFAGQEELIGVDRPLRKAIESDRLTSVIFWGPPGCGKTTLALLLARHTKAQFVSFSAVTSGIPELREILKHAEHRLATKHQKTVLFVDEIHRFNKAQQDAFLPHVERGTIVLIGATTENPSFEVIAPLLSRSLVVVLHPLGDAALDRILDRALHDTELGLARFRLTVTGGARQRLRNFANGDGRALLTALEYVAEQAPISADGIRRIDEAAVDASLLKKSLRYDKTGEEHYNLISAYIKSMRDSDADGALYWLARMLEGGEDPKFIARRMVIFASEDVGNADSMGLIVATAVAQAVQFVGLPEAGINLAHGTTFLATRAKDNASYVGLQEAMSDSQQHGNLSVPLHLRNAVTPMLKGLQYGKGYRYVHEDPEASSEQEHLPPQLKGRRYYRPKSR
- a CDS encoding adenylosuccinate synthase codes for the protein MHTLVVIGAQWGDEGKGKIVDILAQDAHAVVRYQGGSNAGHTVINRHGTFVFHLIPSGILYRGTLCVIGNGVVVDPAALIEEMDNLQRQGISVGKNFVVSQRAHLILPYHKAIDKASEQSKGSRRIGTTGRGIGPSYADKMSRIGIRVGDLLNPTAFKTKLEENLVEINWFLEQLYKVERFEVEKVFQQYMGYADRLKSHIVDASTIVNDMIERKKTVLFEGAQGTHLDVDLGTYPYVTSSSATAGGAATGSGVGPTKIGAVLGVAKAYTTRVGSGPFPTELNDEVGVALQERGKEFGSTTGRARRCGWFDGVVMRYASRVNGLTSLAVTKLDVLDGCKELKVCTGYRSNGRLYRDMPADLETLTDCEPVYKTFKGWSASTTGAKTFKALPAEAKRYLTFIEDVAECPIDMVSTGSKREATIILKNPLTTSARGRSRRR